A stretch of Rhinoderma darwinii isolate aRhiDar2 chromosome 4, aRhiDar2.hap1, whole genome shotgun sequence DNA encodes these proteins:
- the NAA20 gene encoding N-alpha-acetyltransferase 20 has protein sequence MTSLRAFNCDDLFRFNNINLDPLTETYGIPFYLQYLAHWPEYFIVAEAPGGELMGYIMGKAEGSVAREEWHGHVTALSVAPEFRRLGLAAKLMELLEEISERKGGFFVDLFVRVSNQVAVNMYKQLGYSVYRTVIEYYSASNGEPDEDAYDMRKALSRDTDKKSIIPVPHPVRPEDIE, from the exons ATGACTTCGCTGAGAGCCTTCAACTGCGACGATCTCTTTCGGTTCAACAACAT aaaTTTGGATCCTCTCACAGAAACT TATGGGATCCCTTTTTACTTACAGTATCTGGCACACTGGCCGGAATATTTCATTGTTGCCGAAGCACCTGGCGGAGAACTTATGGGTTACA TCATGGGAAAAGCGGAAGGATCAGTGGCCCGAGAGGAGTGGCACGGGCACGTCACCGCGCTCTCTGTAGCTCCTGAATTCCGGCGTCTTGGTTTGGCTGCTAAACTCATGGAGCTCCTTGAGGAAATCTCTGAAAG GAAAGGAGGATTCTTTGTGGATCTTTTCGTCAGAGTGTCCAATCAGGTCGCAGTAAACATGTACAAGCAGCTGGGTTACAGTGTGTACAGGACGGTGATCGAGTATTACTCAGCCAGCAATGGGGAGCCAGATGAGGACGCCTATG acaTGAGAAAGGCGCTTTCCAGGGACACCGATAAAAAGTCCATCATACCGGTACCGCACCCAGTCAGGCCTGAAGACATTGAATAA